A single genomic interval of Armigeres subalbatus isolate Guangzhou_Male chromosome 1, GZ_Asu_2, whole genome shotgun sequence harbors:
- the LOC134205645 gene encoding EP300-interacting inhibitor of differentiation 3 isoform X1: MNREDLKVKVQCFLRKKQYKDLLEEGARLGLRAETADPVDTFQAVQRIIEKSNELQGEGRIKDRAENATEVLLDAQVLRMSHDIVHAATRRMGNLEFSDEQFVGAIQSSCDVDEGIENWDKVTREAASVFFMTKHSQSLYGTFDADPVITQKEAKQRAQRKRTDYGEAKKPDTVDKLQKKEKSAQKVNLIFGQIAKIFEQRRKPIPYYELIIDPEDFMNTVDNAFQISFLIRDGRVALEDDENDEPVLRPTTQQENEQAQRQTETTQAILGLNPKKWRELIERFQVDEPMLVLNREELDMTQTQK; this comes from the exons atGAATCGCGAAGATCTTAAAGTTAAAGTGCAATGCTTCCTGCGGAAGAAGCAGTACAAGGATCTGCTTGAGGAGGGCGCCCGTTTGGGACTGCGAGCGGAAACCGCCGATCCGGTGGATACATTCCAAGCCGTGCAGCGGATCATAGAAAAGTCCAACGAGCTTCAAGGCGAAGGCCGCATCAAGGACCGAGCGGAAAATGCTACCGAAGTGTTGTTGGATGCCCAGGTGCTCCGGATGAGTCACGACATTGTCCATGCTGCAACACGGCGGATGGGAAACTTAGAATTTTCCGATGAGCAATTCGTGGGTGCAATT CAGTCGAGTTGTGATGTAGACGAAGGTATCGAAAACTGGGATAAAGTCACGCGTGAAGCCGCATCAGTTTTCTTCATGACAAAACACAGCCAATCATTGTACGGTACCTTCGACGCCGATCCTGTCATCACCCAGAAGGAAGCCAAACAACGTGCGCAAAGGAAGCGAACAGATTATGGCGAAGCGAAAAAACCGGACACGGTCGACAAGCttcagaagaaggaaaaaagcgCCCAAAAGGTGAACTTGATTTTCGGTCAGATTGCAAAAATCTTTGAGCAGCGACGAAAGCCGATCCCATACTACGAATTGATCATAGATCCGGAGGATTTTATGAATACGGTTGACAATGCGTTCCAGATATCATTCTTGATTCGCGACGGTCGAGTGGCTCTGGAGGACGACGAAAACGATGAACCGGTCCTCAGGCCCACCACCCAGCAAGAGAATGAGCAAGCGCAGAGGCAGACGGAGACGACGCAAGCTATCCTCGGTCTGAATCCTAAAAAATGGCGG gAGTTGATCGAACGTTTCCAAGTAGACGAACCGATGCTGGTTTTGAACCGCGAAGAGCTGGACATGACTCAGACGCAGAAATAg
- the LOC134205645 gene encoding EP300-interacting inhibitor of differentiation 3 isoform X2 has protein sequence MNREDLKVKVQCFLRKKQYKDLLEEGARLGLRAETADPVDTFQAVQRIIEKSNELQGEGRIKDRAENATEVLLDAQVLRMSHDIVHAATRRMGNLEFSDEQFVGAISSCDVDEGIENWDKVTREAASVFFMTKHSQSLYGTFDADPVITQKEAKQRAQRKRTDYGEAKKPDTVDKLQKKEKSAQKVNLIFGQIAKIFEQRRKPIPYYELIIDPEDFMNTVDNAFQISFLIRDGRVALEDDENDEPVLRPTTQQENEQAQRQTETTQAILGLNPKKWRELIERFQVDEPMLVLNREELDMTQTQK, from the exons atGAATCGCGAAGATCTTAAAGTTAAAGTGCAATGCTTCCTGCGGAAGAAGCAGTACAAGGATCTGCTTGAGGAGGGCGCCCGTTTGGGACTGCGAGCGGAAACCGCCGATCCGGTGGATACATTCCAAGCCGTGCAGCGGATCATAGAAAAGTCCAACGAGCTTCAAGGCGAAGGCCGCATCAAGGACCGAGCGGAAAATGCTACCGAAGTGTTGTTGGATGCCCAGGTGCTCCGGATGAGTCACGACATTGTCCATGCTGCAACACGGCGGATGGGAAACTTAGAATTTTCCGATGAGCAATTCGTGGGTGCAATT TCGAGTTGTGATGTAGACGAAGGTATCGAAAACTGGGATAAAGTCACGCGTGAAGCCGCATCAGTTTTCTTCATGACAAAACACAGCCAATCATTGTACGGTACCTTCGACGCCGATCCTGTCATCACCCAGAAGGAAGCCAAACAACGTGCGCAAAGGAAGCGAACAGATTATGGCGAAGCGAAAAAACCGGACACGGTCGACAAGCttcagaagaaggaaaaaagcgCCCAAAAGGTGAACTTGATTTTCGGTCAGATTGCAAAAATCTTTGAGCAGCGACGAAAGCCGATCCCATACTACGAATTGATCATAGATCCGGAGGATTTTATGAATACGGTTGACAATGCGTTCCAGATATCATTCTTGATTCGCGACGGTCGAGTGGCTCTGGAGGACGACGAAAACGATGAACCGGTCCTCAGGCCCACCACCCAGCAAGAGAATGAGCAAGCGCAGAGGCAGACGGAGACGACGCAAGCTATCCTCGGTCTGAATCCTAAAAAATGGCGG gAGTTGATCGAACGTTTCCAAGTAGACGAACCGATGCTGGTTTTGAACCGCGAAGAGCTGGACATGACTCAGACGCAGAAATAg